A DNA window from Aquarana catesbeiana isolate 2022-GZ linkage group LG01, ASM4218655v1, whole genome shotgun sequence contains the following coding sequences:
- the LOC141140385 gene encoding uncharacterized protein isoform X1, translating into MYLGHACCWLRYIDDVLMVWAGTSDELEVFMAELENNTRNIHLTYTADPHQLSFLDLSIRLEGGRLITSTFRKETAANTLLQADSHHPKSLIRGIPVGQFMRIRRNCSTEEDYFSESKQLYQRFRERGYPHRTLKRAMSIAGHKRRADLLLPQKKTQQETEGQVRFITPYGSQWHQVNTILSKHWHILLRAVGSRQIIGERPSMVAKRAQNLNDMLVQSEFVRPSNRSWLTDMPRVNGMFPCGHCGTCKYVDRSKTFRNSDGSQQFEIRSFINCATTRILYVLECPCHKLYVGKTKRQLCVRFGEHLKSIRLKEETSVAQHFLDFHQGKTTGLRVKGFYALSLTDRRGDFDRVLLRKEKKWIFRLGTLQPNGLNHELSLSVFLEP; encoded by the coding sequence atgtacctcggccatgcatgctgctggctgaggtacatcgatgatgtcctgatggtatgggcagggacttcagatgaactggaggtgtttatggcagagctagaaaacaacactagaaatatacatctaacttatactgcggatccccatcaactctccttcctggacctatctatccgacttgagggtggtaggttgattactagtactttccgaaaggaaacagccgcaaatacattactacaggcggatagccaccaccccaagtctctgatacgtgggatcccggttggacagttcatgagaatccgcagaaattgctctactgaggaggactacttttccgaatctaaacaactctaccagagattcagggaaaggggatacccccaccgtaccctcaagcgagcaatgagcatcgcaggacataagaggagagctgacctcctcttaccccagaaaaagacacaacaggagactgagggacaggtgagatttatcaccccctatgggtcccagtggcaccaggttaatacaatcctctcaaaacattggcacatactgttgcgggctgttgggtcgaggcaaattatcggtgagagaccgtcaatggttgctaaacgagcccaaaacctcaatgacatgctggtgcaatctgagtttgtacggccctcaaatagaagttggctcactgatatgcctcgggtcaacggcatgtttccgtgtggccactgtggcacatgtaagtatgtggaccgctcaaaaacctttagaaattcggatggtagtcaacaatttgagattcggtctttcattaactgtgccacaactagaatactctatgttctcgaatgcccatgtcataaattgtatgtaggcaaaactaagagacagctgtgtgttagattcggggaacacctgaagagtatcaggctaaaggaagaaacttcagtggctcaacactttttggattttcatcagggcaaaaccacaggtctgagggtaaagggcttttatgccctttctctgacagaccgtaggggtgactttgacagggtactcctacgcaaagagaaaaaatggatattcaggcttggtactcttcaacctaatggcttgaaccacgaactaagcctgagtgtctttcttgaaccataa
- the LOC141140385 gene encoding uncharacterized protein isoform X2, which produces MDHFGVYKDLCLFLRKVYLKEIYSDKTPLNDLQLDTRETEALESLMILMEEGGQSSGEEEAPEMSGWKRDPKLKIRSTKMPLFRKNKWLGVFLDLVEEDLKKLNWETIMGDNLTYEERKALKELREADQVIIKKSDKGGNVVLLSVDFYEGEVRRLLNDESTYKRLHHDPFQDLVELINEKLQWAFEANLISKKELEFLRVVDFNKPTFYIIPKVHKNRKVPPGRPIVSAIRGPLERLGKYIDSLIKDMVLSLTSYVRDTGDVLNKISALEFPEGALLVGIDVESLYTSIPHEWGILAVYHFLEKHFPEMGAQNEFIIDLLELALKHNFFQFSGSNYQQLRGTSMGAPWAPAYACLHLGW; this is translated from the coding sequence ATGGACCACTTTGGGGTATATAAGGACCTCTGCCTTTTTTTGAGGAAAGTATACCTCAAGGAGATCTATTCTGACAAAACTCCCCTAAATGATCTACAGCTAGATACCAGAGAAACTGAGGCCCTAGAATCATTAATGATATTGATGGAAGAAGGAGGCCAGTCCTCTGGTGAGGAGGAAGCTCCAGAGATGTCGGGGTGGAAAAGAGATCCCAAATTAAAGATCCGTTCAACCAAAATGCCTTTATTTCGGAAgaacaaatggcttggggtgttccTCGACCTTGTTGAGGAGGACCTCAAAAAATTAAATTGGGAAACCATCATGGGTGATAACCTCACATATGAGGAAAGGAAGGCATTAAAAGAGCTTAGGGAAGCGGACCAAGTGATTATCAAAAAGAGTGATAAAGGAGGTAATGTCGTCCTCCTCTCGGTGGATTTTTACGAGGGGGAGGTACGACGACTCCTAAATGATGAATCTACCTATAAAAGACTACACCATGATCCATTCCAGGACCTGGTGGAACTTATTAATGAGAAATTACAATGGGCATttgaggccaatttaatttctaaaaAGGAATTGGAATTCTTGAGAGTGGTGGACTTCAATAAACCAACATTTTATATAATCCCTAAGGTCCATAAAAATAGAAAGGtccctccaggaagacctattgtcTCCGCCATTCGTGGTCCCCTGGAGAGACTGGGGAAATATATAGATTCCTTAATCAAGGACATGGTCTTGTCTTTGACTTCGTACGTACGTGACACAGGGGACGTATTGAATAAGATTAGTGCATTAGAATTCCCGGAGGGTGCCCTACTCGTGGGGATCGATGTGGAGTCGCTTTACACATCTATTCCCCACGAGTGGGGCATTTTGGCGGTATATCACTTCCTAGAGAAACACTTCCCAGAAATGGGAGCCcaaaatgaattcatcattgatctcctagagcttgcactcaagcacaactttttccagttctctgggtctaactatcagcagctgcgtggcacctctatgggagccccatgggccccggcctatgcgtgtctgcacctgggctggtag